A stretch of candidate division WOR-3 bacterium DNA encodes these proteins:
- a CDS encoding zinc-binding dehydrogenase, which translates to MKAAYIESHGGPEVIKIGELKESELKDGYVKVRVKAVSLNHLDLWVRKGLPNLKIQFPHILGSDIAGIIEDIKGESLFKRGDKVILYPATFCGSCDKCISGKENLCKEYKILGENTWGGNAEFIIVKKELILPFPSNLSFEEASSLPLTLLTAMHMVKKSKIKPYQTALVMAAGSGVSVMLIQILKAFNVYVIATSSKKEKLDRAKEIGVDEVINYSEKDWEKKLKGRTIDCIFDHTGKEFLPSLLKIVKWGGKIVICGATSGADANIDLRYIFFKQISLIGSTMGRRKDLIDGLQLVNIGKIKPVIYEVLPLEKIVEAHRMLEERKAFGKIVLKVS; encoded by the coding sequence ATGAAAGCTGCTTACATAGAATCTCATGGCGGTCCTGAGGTTATAAAAATTGGAGAATTGAAAGAATCTGAATTAAAAGATGGATACGTAAAAGTTAGGGTTAAGGCTGTTAGTTTAAACCATCTTGATTTATGGGTTAGAAAAGGACTCCCAAATTTAAAAATACAGTTTCCCCATATACTTGGTTCTGATATAGCTGGAATAATTGAAGATATAAAGGGGGAAAGCTTATTTAAAAGAGGTGATAAAGTAATTCTTTATCCTGCTACTTTCTGCGGTTCTTGTGATAAATGTATCTCAGGAAAAGAAAATTTATGTAAGGAATATAAAATACTCGGAGAAAACACCTGGGGAGGAAATGCTGAATTCATTATTGTGAAAAAAGAGTTAATTTTACCTTTTCCTTCTAATTTAAGTTTTGAAGAGGCATCTTCTCTACCCCTCACTTTGTTAACAGCAATGCATATGGTTAAAAAAAGTAAAATAAAACCCTATCAAACAGCCCTTGTTATGGCTGCAGGTAGTGGAGTAAGTGTTATGTTAATCCAAATTTTAAAAGCTTTCAATGTTTATGTAATTGCAACATCAAGTAAAAAAGAAAAACTTGATAGAGCAAAAGAAATTGGTGTTGACGAAGTTATTAACTATTCAGAAAAAGATTGGGAAAAAAAACTTAAAGGTAGAACAATAGATTGCATATTTGATCACACAGGAAAGGAATTTTTACCTTCCCTTTTAAAAATTGTAAAATGGGGAGGAAAAATAGTAATATGTGGTGCAACTTCTGGAGCTGATGCAAACATTGATTTAAGGTATATATTTTTTAAACAAATAAGTTTAATAGGTTCAACTATGGGAAGAAGAAAGGACCTTATTGACGGACTTCAACTTGTTAATATAGGGAAAATAAAACCTGTTATTTACGAAGTTTTACCACTTGAAAAAATAGTTGAAGCACATAGAATGTTAGAAGAAAGAAAAGCATTTGGAAAAATTGTTTTAAAAGTAAGTTAA
- a CDS encoding hemolysin family protein — MEKEFILLIVFLLFLSFLCSGFETAFVSLDIDKIFLASSKYARKVFLKKPREILNTILLLNNLVNVSIAILFTGYFSLEVSMWEAIFSGAFFSFILIIIVGEFLPKYIASKFSFNFIKIFHPIIFIFYLIFSPFINLLTKIYNKFLKGEFQSKRDELLWLIFLKERKGIIPPEIGRSLKSSLYFSEKEVIEVLKPRTELFAINIDEPLESIKKTVYSIEYKKIPVYKNSVDNIIGYLLKKDILNSLTKEELLQKVNKILFFAENTKIEMALKKMKENNIHIAIVVDEYGVIKGFFTKEDIIFELLGEFHEFEKEIVVDGKTRIDDLKEVYGIIFPEGPYETIAGFLIELKGDFPEENEILEFSDYKFQIISRDEKSIKKVKIFR; from the coding sequence ATGGAAAAAGAGTTTATACTTTTAATAGTTTTTCTTCTTTTTTTATCCTTTTTATGTTCTGGATTTGAAACAGCCTTTGTTTCCCTTGATATTGATAAAATTTTTTTAGCTTCATCAAAATATGCAAGAAAAGTGTTTTTAAAAAAACCAAGAGAAATTTTAAATACTATTTTACTTTTAAATAACTTAGTTAATGTTTCTATAGCAATTTTATTTACAGGATATTTTAGTCTTGAAGTTTCCATGTGGGAGGCAATTTTTTCAGGAGCTTTTTTTTCTTTTATTTTAATAATAATAGTTGGTGAATTTTTACCTAAATATATAGCTTCTAAATTCTCTTTTAATTTTATAAAAATTTTTCATCCGATAATCTTTATTTTTTACTTAATTTTTTCCCCTTTTATTAACCTTTTAACAAAAATTTATAACAAATTTTTAAAAGGTGAATTTCAATCTAAAAGAGATGAACTTTTATGGCTTATTTTTCTTAAAGAAAGAAAAGGTATAATTCCACCAGAGATAGGAAGAAGCCTTAAGTCATCTCTTTATTTCAGCGAAAAAGAAGTTATAGAAGTTTTAAAACCAAGAACAGAACTATTTGCAATTAACATTGATGAGCCCTTAGAAAGCATTAAAAAAACAGTTTATAGTATTGAATATAAAAAAATTCCTGTTTATAAAAATAGTGTTGATAATATAATAGGTTACCTTTTAAAGAAAGATATACTGAATTCTTTAACTAAGGAAGAACTTTTACAAAAAGTAAATAAAATTCTTTTTTTTGCTGAAAATACAAAAATTGAAATGGCTCTAAAAAAAATGAAGGAGAATAATATTCATATCGCAATTGTTGTAGATGAATATGGTGTGATAAAAGGTTTCTTTACAAAAGAGGATATTATTTTTGAACTGCTTGGTGAATTCCATGAATTTGAAAAAGAAATAGTTGTTGATGGAAAAACAAGAATAGATGATTTAAAAGAAGTTTACGGAATTATTTTTCCAGAAGGACCTTACGAAACAATTGCAGGTTTTCTGATAGAACTTAAAGGTGATTTTCCCGAAGAAAATGAAATTCTTGAGTTTAGTGATTATAAATTTCAAATAATATCAAGAGATGAAAAAAGTATAAAAAAAGTTAAAATTTTTAGATAA
- the fabD gene encoding ACP S-malonyltransferase: MVKAIFFTGQGSQFVGMGKDLYEKNGIFKKVIDEAEKILDFPLKKIMFEGPEEVLTQTEIAQPAILAVGIGKFEIYKEEKGLDDIGYSLGHSLGEFGALYASSVLNFESVIKLVKIRGKLMQEAGVKTKGTMGVALGMKKEEVIEILKEIGDHNLVIANHNTEEQYIVSGPVSSVEKFLELAKKRNYKKVLKLNVSGAFHSPLMKDAAIEFEKYIEREEFKKPLFKIIQNSTGKASNDPEEIKENLKKQILSPVLFIDSVLFLKKEGVKEGIEFGPKPVLKGLVEKIEKAFSVEFF; the protein is encoded by the coding sequence ATGGTAAAAGCTATTTTCTTTACAGGACAGGGGTCTCAATTTGTTGGTATGGGTAAAGATTTATATGAGAAAAATGGAATATTTAAAAAAGTTATAGATGAAGCTGAAAAAATCCTTGATTTTCCTTTAAAAAAAATTATGTTTGAAGGTCCTGAGGAAGTGCTTACTCAAACTGAAATTGCTCAACCTGCTATACTTGCAGTTGGAATAGGGAAATTTGAGATTTATAAAGAAGAAAAAGGATTAGATGATATAGGTTATTCCCTTGGACATTCCCTCGGAGAATTTGGAGCACTTTATGCTTCCTCTGTTTTAAATTTTGAAAGTGTAATAAAACTTGTTAAGATAAGAGGAAAACTTATGCAGGAAGCAGGAGTGAAAACAAAAGGAACAATGGGAGTGGCTCTTGGAATGAAAAAAGAGGAAGTTATTGAAATATTGAAAGAAATTGGTGACCATAATCTTGTTATAGCAAATCACAATACAGAAGAGCAGTATATAGTTTCAGGACCTGTTTCAAGTGTAGAAAAATTTTTAGAACTTGCTAAAAAGAGAAATTACAAAAAAGTTTTAAAATTAAATGTTTCAGGAGCATTCCATTCACCTTTAATGAAAGATGCAGCAATTGAATTTGAAAAATACATTGAAAGGGAAGAATTTAAAAAACCCTTATTTAAGATTATTCAAAATTCAACTGGAAAGGCAAGCAATGACCCGGAAGAGATAAAAGAAAATTTAAAAAAACAGATTTTATCACCTGTTTTGTTTATTGATTCAGTTTTATTTTTAAAAAAGGAGGGAGTAAAAGAAGGGATAGAATTTGGTCCAAAACCTGTTTTAAAGGGACTTGTTGAGAAAATTGAGAAAGCTTTTTCTGTTGAATTTTTTTAA